The region GATTTACATCCTGTGCAGCAGGCCCCCCCGCATTGGCGTCGCGAACAGCATAGAGCGTTCCCGCACTCATCCGCTGTGCACCGGAAAGCCAGGCCCGCTCGCCCACAAGAATCGTATTGCTGCTTCCATCCGTGATATTCGAGAAGTTTGTTCGGCTATTGCGGAAAAAAGCTCCCGTGGCCCCTTGCGTACCATCCGTCCCAGCACGACCTGCCTGCCTTGGTGCCGATGTACTGTTCGAGGCCACATAATTGCTCAGTGCCAGACCTCGATTGGTCGTGGTGGTGGCATCTTCAATGGCATAACCGGGATCGAGAGCTGGATCATGCACTCTCGGCCCGTTATCCGAAGGGCAATCAAAAGCCGCCAGCTGATTCTGCATGGCACCCAGGTTTGCCTGAATGGCGGCACTGGGAAGTTGTCCATTCACGTTGAGCGTGTTGAACAGAGGTGTCTGATCGATGTAAGGGAGCAGAAATGCAGACCAGGCCCAATGCCCTTTGTTATCGGCGACTGTGGCCTGCACGTACGCTGGTGGTAGCGTGTTGTAAGTATCGTGATAGTTGTGCATCGCGATCCCCAGTTGCTTGAGGTTGTTTCTGCACTGAGTCCGCCGAGCCGCTTCCCGCGCCTGCTGAACAGCGGGGAGCAGCAGCGCAATCAGAATCGCGATAATGGCAATCACCACCAGCAGTTCAATCAGCGTGAACCCGGCAGAGCGATTTGAAGTTCGTCTTTCTGACATGAATAAACTCCTGAGAAAAGCTCGAAAGAACATCGAGAAAACTGGGCAGAAAGCCCGGGACAGTCATGAGATATGAAAATGGATTACAACCTGGAAGCGAACTGATTGCTGACGGTTTGCAGATGTGAAATCTTCTGTGATCGAAATCAATAACTGAGCTGACCCAATTTTTGATTGATCAATCGCAATACTGAAGCGAACTCATCACTCGGCGCGACTTGTGGCGAACGCCATACGAATTGACATATGAGATGAAAGCAAAAAACAAACACTTTGAGCATCGGTAGATCAGTTGCACATCATGAATCCAACGCACTGGTGACTGCATCATGTTTGATGCGTTGAGTCTGCGGATCCAGGCGATTCGCCTGCCAAAGTTTTCCAAAACTCAAAGTGCCAAGTCATCTTGCCATTCGGAGCAAGCCCCTGACTGGCCGACAATCTGTGATGCCTGACGTCATGTCACTTCGAATCAAACTCTGAAAGCTTTGCAGTTCGAGCGCAGAACTGAAAAGCTTTAGTCATACTGATCATTTGCGTGACAATACGCAAGCGAATAAAAATATGTCCATGTGATTGCTTTTGTCGACAACGATATGATTGGCGGTCGATAAGACTTCTCATGTCGCAGACCTGAATTCACGGCTCAATATCCAGGAATCGATGCAATTGAGTACGAACCCCAAGTCCTCCAGCCAGAAGCTCCGTGGAATTCTGACCCCAAACATTGTGCCGCTGGATAATCAGGGGCGGATCCATGAATCAGAACTTCGCCGCTATGTGGATTGGCTGATTGCCCATGGTGTTCATGGACTCTACCCCAACGGTTCGACGGGAGAATTCCTCAGGTTTACCGCCGATGAACGCCGCGAAATTATGCGGATCATTCTGGATCAGGTGCGCGGCCGTGTCCCCGTATTAGCCGGTGCAGCTGAAGCCAATACGCGGGAAACGATCCGTGCCTGTGAAACGTACTACGACATGGGTGCAACGGCTGTCGCCATTGTTTCCCCCTTCTATTACAAGCTGAGTCCGCGGGCGGTTTACGCGTATTTCAAAGAGATTGCCGACAACACGCCCATCGATGTGACTCTCTATAACATTCCTTTGTTTGCCAGCCCGATTGACGTACCGACCGTCGAACGCCTGGCTTTCGACTGTCCCAAAATTGTGGGCATCAA is a window of Planctopirus limnophila DSM 3776 DNA encoding:
- a CDS encoding DUF1559 domain-containing protein; this encodes MSERRTSNRSAGFTLIELLVVIAIIAILIALLLPAVQQAREAARRTQCRNNLKQLGIAMHNYHDTYNTLPPAYVQATVADNKGHWAWSAFLLPYIDQTPLFNTLNVNGQLPSAAIQANLGAMQNQLAAFDCPSDNGPRVHDPALDPGYAIEDATTTTNRGLALSNYVASNSTSAPRQAGRAGTDGTQGATGAFFRNSRTNFSNITDGSSNTILVGERAWLSGAQRMSAGTLYAVRDANAGGPAAQDVNPGWNQGIMTIVGTSKWGINPVLTGPNTETSASYSSQHTGGAHFLMGDGAVKFLSQNIFNIGETVAPAPINSTFEALVGIADGFVIGDY